The genomic segment GAGGCGTCCGCCGCGAGGCCGTGTGCACAATCCGCAGCGCCATCGGATTGGCCGGGCCAAGCTGCCAGAACCAGCGAAAGATTGCCTGCATCAATACTCCCAGCCGGGCCAACAACCCGTCCCCCTCAGACCGGCCCGACCCCCGCTATCCTAATGGAGATGTCACTCCTCAACGTACAAGGCCTGCACAAAACCTTCGGCACACGACCCGTCGTCACCGATGTCTCCTTCACCGTCGGCGAAGGCGAGATCATCGGGCTCCTGGGCCGCAACGGGGCTGGCAAGACCACCTCCTTCCGCATGACCATGGGCATGATCCGCCCGAACAAGGGCAGCGTCCTCTTCCACGACCGCGATGTCTCCCAACTCCCCATGTACCGCAGAGCCCAACTCGGCATGGGCTACCTCGCTCAGGAACCCAGCATCTTCCAGCGGCTCACCGTCGAGCAGAACCTCCTGGCCATCCTCGAAACCCGCCCCCACGGCCGCGCCGAGCGTCGCGAACGCTGCGAAGAACTCATGACCCAGTTCGGGCTCACCAAACTCCGCCGACAGCCCGCCCGAACCCTCTCAGGCGGAGAACGACGAAAACTCGAAATCGCCCGCGCCCTCATCTCCGAACCCACCCTCATCCTCCTCGATGAGCCCTTCAGCGGGGTCGATCCCAAAGCCGTCGAAGACCTCCAGGAAGAAGTCCGCCGGCTCCGCTCGCAACGCGACATCTCCATCCTCATCACCGACCACAACGTCCAGCGCACTCTCGAGATCGTCGATCGCGCCTACGTCCTCGCTGAGGGTAAACTCCTCGCCGAAGGCACACCCCGCGAACTCATCAACAACCCGGATGTCCGCGAGAACTACCTCGGCTCGATGTTCAAAGGCGACGAGTTCGACAACACCGCAGACCTCGCAACCACCCCACTCAATCGACCCCAAGCATGACAGCCGATACGCCCACGACACCTGACCCGCTGCGCGACGCAAGCCGTGGCATCCGCCTGCAAAAAGCCATGGCCAACGCAGGCGTCGCCTCGCGGCGCGACTGCGAGGACCTCATCGAGCAAGGCCGTGTCGCCGTCAACGGCACCATCGTCCGCGACCTCCCCGCATGGGTGGACCCCCGTGAAGACCTCATAGAACTCGACGGCGACCCCATCGTCCGCCCGCGCCGCCGACCCAAAAAACCCGGCATCGGCTTTGGTCACACCTACCTGATGCTCCACAAGCCCCGAAGCGTCATCTCGACCAACGAAGACCCCCAAGGCCGCAAACGCTGCATCGATCTCATCGACAAAGGACTCGCCAAACGTCTCTACCCCGTCGGTCGCCTCGACGCCGATTCCACCGGACTCATCATCCTCACCGACGATGGCGAACTCACCCACCGCCTCACCCATCCCAGCTACCAGGTCGCCAAACGCTACATCGTCTCAGTCCGCGGCAAACTCGAAGACGCCGACCTCGACAAACTCCGTAAAGGCCTCTACCTCGCCGACCAGAAAAACAAAACGCACACCGGATCGCCCAAACCCAAGCGTGCCTCGGTCGATGAAGTCCAGATCATCCGCCACGAAATCGACCGCGCTCGGGGCGACCGAACCCTCCTGGGCATCACCCTCAGCGAAGGCCAGAACCGTGAGATCCGCAGGCTCATGGCCCGTGTCGGACTCCAGGTCCGCAGACTCAAACGCGTAGGCGTCGGACCCCTCCGACTCAAAGGCCTCGCCGTCGGACACTGGCGACTCCTCACCACCAGCGAGATCGGCAAGCTCCACAAGATCGTCCACCTCGACCCCAGACTCAAAGGAGAACTGCCATGAGCATCGACGCCATGCGCAGAGACTACGGCGGAACCACCCTCCTCGAAGCCGACGTCGATCCCAACCCGACAATTCAGTTCCGCACCTGGTTCCGGCAAGCCTGCGATGGCGAAATCTACGAACCCAACGCCATGACCCTCGCCACCGTCGGCCGCGACGGCAAGCCCGACAGCCGTATCGTCCTGCTCAAAGGCATCGACGACCGCGGACTCACCTTCTTCACCAACCTCACCAGCACCAAAGCCCACGACATCGCCGTCAACCCACACGTCTCCCTCACCTTCTACTGGGACCGCCTGCACCGCCAGGTCCGGATCACCGGCGACGCCAGCCTCCTGCCCCGTGATGAATCCGAGGCTTACTTCCATACCCGACCGCGCGGCAGCCAGCTAGGTGCCTGGGTCTCCGCCCAATCCAGAATCATCTCAGACCGCAGCGAACTCGAAACCGCCTACGCCAATGCGGAAGAAAGCTTCACTGACAAGGAAATCCCACTCCCCGATCACTGGGGCGGGTACCTCGTGACCCCCAGTCTCTTCGAGTTCTGGCAGGGTCGCACCAGCCGGCTCCACGACCGCCTCCGCTACCGACTGTCCGATGACCTCTGGCTTATCGAACGACTCGCCCCCTGACCGTATTCACGATTCACCCCGCACTCGCGTACGCCCGGCCCCGCCACGTCACCGGCCGACCCCGCAGCGAACGCACCAACGCACTCCACTGGATCAGCACCAGCACCGTAATCCCCACGGGCCGCAACAACGCAGCAAGAACCCCTTGCTTGAATCGCCACGACAACAAACACGTCGTGAACCCCGCCACCACCAAACCACCCGTCAACAACCAACCCGAAACGGCCGTCAACTCAAACCACCCCCGCCACCACATCAACCCCATCACCCAGGGCAGCACCTGCCCACCCAGCAACAACACCGTCCACGGCACAATCGCGCCCGGCGACCCCATCCCCTCGTGCGCATTCTTCGCAAACCCGTGCCACACCTGACCCGCCGTCGTGTACATCCGACACCGTGCCAACCCCGTCCCATCAATCAGGTCCGTGATCATCCCCGCCCGCCGAAACGCCCGGGCCAACGCCAGCGACTCGTGCATCACATCACGCACGACCTCGTGACCACCAGCCTTCACATAATCTCCCCGCCGCGCGACCATCAACTGCCCGCACGCCGCCCCATACGCCGGCAACGCCGTCCGCTTCATACGAAACATCGGCAGATAACCCAGCAGAACAAACAAGATCTGATGAACGATCAGCGTCTCCATCACCGAGCCGGTCACCTGCCGAGGAACGGTCGAAACCAACGCAGCCCTCGACCGCTCCAAACCGCTCACCAACCCGCGCAAACCGCCCTTCTCCATCCGCACGTCCGCATCCATCCACACCAGCACATCGTGCTGCGCCGCCTCAGCGAGCCGCTGACACGCATGAGGTTTGCCGAACCACCCCGAAGGTAACGCGGGCGCAGAAACCAAACGCACCCGCGAGTCATCCTCAGCGATCGCACGCACCACCTCCGCGGTGCGGTCCGAAGACGAGTCATCCATGACAACCACGTCGAGTTCGATCGCCCCCTCCGACTCACTCTCCAAGACTGATCGAACCGCAGCGCCGATCGCGCCCTCCTCATCCCGCGCCGGGATCAGCACCGACACCGCAGGAAGCCCCGTCACCAACGGCTCTGGCTTCCTGTACACCAATAGATTCACAACCACCATCACCGCTGGCAGCAATGCCAGCACCGCGATCGACACCGCCATGATGTCCCAGAAATCCCACACGATCAATCACTCCCTTGCAGGTGAGCCGGATCATAGGCCGTCGGACCCCGAGTGTACGCCCGCAGCAGGTTCCATAAACCCGCAGCCGACCCGCTGTTGCCCCGAAGGATCAACTCACACCGCTCAACATCGCCTTCCTGAACCACATGCGCCAACTCATCCATCGTTCCGGCCAAAGCATCGCTTAGATGATCAACCACATGGTCGACCGACGCGCCACAGGTCTCGATCGGCTCCCCATAGCTCAGATAGGCCTCAGGTTTCGGCTCCGCACCAAACCGATACTCGATTGCCACCGGCACCAGCACCGCCCCGGGCGTTCGCAAAGCCAAAGCTGCCGCCCCGGGCCGGAGTTGCAGCGGCCGCACCCTCGGGTCCGTGAACCTCCCCTCAGGCGTGATCCACACCAACCCGCCGGGAAACCCCAACGCCTTGCGCCCATCCCGCAGCAGCGACACCGCCCCACGCGAACTCGCCGGCTCCAGCGGAAAGAATCCCACCCGCGCAAACACCGGATGCTCCCGATACCCCTTCGGATCGATCGGCACAAACGGCACACGCTCCGGCAGATAACGCAGCAGCGTCACCAGCCCGACCATCGGGTCCCACCAGGACGGGTGATTCGACGCCAGAATCAATGGCCGATCCGCCAGCCCCGCCGCAGGCGGGCGCAGCACACGAACCTCGCCAAATGTCCCCGCCACCAGATGAACCGATGTCGCTGCGAACTTATCAAACATCCACGCCGACCGATGGTCGGGTGTCCAACGCCCCCCGACATCGCCGCCTCGGCTCATCAAACCGCTCCAGCGGGTTCCGGTACCGAACCAGACCGTGGCGTCTCAACCTTGGGAACCAGCCCGTCCTGATCCAGCGCGTCCGCCGCAATCCAACCCGACATCAACACCATCGGCATCCCCGGCCCCGGGTGCGCCGCCCCACCCGCCAGATACAAACCCTTCACATCAGGCGAGCGATTCGATGGCTTGAACGCCCCAAGAAACTTCCCATGCGACGCCAGACCGTAGATCGCCCCATCGAGCACGTTGTATCGATCGTTGATGTCCTGAGGCGACAACGCGTGCTCCACCACGATCCGCTCACGCAGGTCCGGCATCGCCCCGGTCGTCTCGAGCTTCTTCAGGATCGTCTCGCGGTAACTCTTCCACAGCTCGCCATCCTTGCGCCAATCATGCCCCGACCGCAGATAGGGCGTGTGCACCAGCACATACAACGCCTCGCCGCCCTCGGGAGCTACGCCCGGCTCCGTCCGTGCGGGAGCCGCCACATAGGCGGTCGGGTCTGGGGCCGGCTCACCACGCTTGTAAATCGCATCGAACTCTTCTTCCGGGTCCCGCGAGAACACGAAGTTGTGGTGCGCTAAATGCTCGTAAGCACGATCCAGCCCTAGATACAGCACCACGCCCGAGCAGGCTGGCTCGTACCCGCGCCGCTTGGTGAACTTGCGCTCCACCTCACCGCCGATCAACTCGCGATGCGTCCGCACGCTGTCCATGTTCGACACGACCGCCGCCGCGTGGATCATCTCGCCGTTGTCCAGCTCAACACCCACCGCACGACCCTTCTCAACAAGTATTTTCGTGACCGCCACCCCGGTGATAGCCTCAATCCCGAGCCGCTCCGCAAGACCCGCCAGCGCCTTGGGCACAGCGCCGGTCCCGCCCATCGGATACCACACCCCGCCATCGGCCTGCATCGCCGCGATCCCGCACAGCACCGCTGGCGACCCAAACGGCGACGACCCGACATACTGCGTGTAGTGATCGAGCATCTGACTGACCCGATCATCCTTGAGATGCTGACGGATCATCCCCGCGACCGACCGCCCCATCCTGATATCCAGCACCTCGCGCAGCGTGCCGGGGTCACCCATGCTCCGGGCATCGAACATGTCCATGAGCCCGCCGATGGGCTTCCAGAAAAAGAACTTGTCGCTGATCGACCGCAGCCGTCGGCTGTACGCGATGAAATCCTCGTACCCGCTGATGACCTTCTCGGCACGCTCACCCGGAATCAGGTCCCGGATCGCCTTCGCCGTTTCAGCCGAAGACCCAAAAAGATCGAGCACACCCCCGCCTGCCTGCTGATCGAAGAAACAGCGCCACTGCGGGTCGAGCCTCACCAGATCGAGTACATCCGGGAGCTTCTCGCCGGCCTCGCCCACGATCCGCTCGAGCACCTCAGGGAGCGTCAGGATCGTCGGCCCCATATCGAAGCGATACCCGCCATCCTCCAGCACCGCCGCCTTGCCGCCCAGGTGCTGGTTGCGCTCCACGAGCGTGACCTTGTAGCCCCGAGCCGCCAATGTGCAGGCAGAAGCCAGCCCGCCAAGGCCGCCGCCGATGACCACCACGCGCTCTTGTGTGCCGCTGCTCGCAGGCTGGATCATGATCGAGTCTCTCCATCGGGTTGCGCGCCACGCTTGGGCGGACCCAGCGAGATCAATCGCTTGAGCCCACGCCAACGGCAGCGCCAGTCGGGTCCATGAGTCAGGTCGAATAACGCCGGTAAGGCCGCGTCTGCAGTCTTGCCGGAATCTTCATCGAGGTAAACAGGGATTCCCCGCGACGAGCGCCGGGTCACGACTTTCTGCCGCGTCATGGCCATCAGCCCCTCCGCGCCTCGGGTGACCCCGAAGCCGCTGAGCTTGCGACCACCAAACGGCAGGCGCGGGTCCGCGCTGGGAACGATCAGGTCGTTGATCGTCACCATCCCGACATCGAGTCGGGTGGCCAGCGACTCCGCCTCGTGGGCGGGGCCGAAGATCGAAGCACCGAGCCCGTATCGCGATTGATTGACCGCCTCCGCGGCGAGGAGTTGTGTGCGCACCTCGCTGATCGTCGCGATCGGCGCCATGAGGCCTTGGTCGAACAGGTCGGCGTCCGCGGGGAGACCAGTGATGACAACGGGATAACCCTCTGCGGCGAGGTCGGGATCGCCGATGAACCGTGCGCCGAGTGATTGAGCCCGCTCGATCAGGGGGCGTAGAGCGGTGGCAGCGCCGGGGTGGAGTTCCATCGCGGGGACCTCGGCGATGAGGGCGTCGAGGCGGTCGATCAGCGGCTGGGCATCGCCAACGACGTAGACACGCCGGGGGGCGATGCAGGTGGCCGAGGCGTTGAAAGTGAGGCCGAAGAGCAGTGCGCGCGCGGCGAGATTGAGGTTGGCGCGGGGGAGGACGACCATGGCATCGACGCCTGAGAGTTCCATGGCGGCGGGGACGAGGTGGTCGGCGAGGTCGCGGAGGACGGCGCGACCGGTGTGGTGGGAACCGGTCAGAACGACTTTGTCTACCTCGGGATATAGCAATCGCGCGGTGGCGGGATCAACATTGAGGAGGCGCAGGGCCGACTGGGGGACTCCGCAGCGGTGAAGGACTTCGACAAGCCGTGCGGCGGCGGCGTAGGCGAGCGGGGAGGGCTTGAGGGCGACGGAGTTGCCAGCGGCGAGGGCTTGGAGGACCTGGACGCCTGGGAGCATGAGGGGGTAGTTGGAGGGGGCGAGGATCATGACCCAGCCGATGGGGTCGTGGTGGATTTCTGCGGCGGTGCCGGAGAGCCAGAAGGGTCGGCCGGATCGGCCCAGCTTTTTTATTTTCAGGAGCTTAGGGGCTTGGCATTCGAGGAAGCGGGCGGCATCGGCTAGGGGGATGAGTTCGGAGGAGAGGGTTTGGGTGCGGTCGGCGCGCCACTCGGGGGTGGCGACGTCAATCCATGCATCGCGTTCTAAGACCAGTGATCGCCTGAACCTGCGGATGACGGCGAGCCGGCGCGAGAGGGGCAGGTCGCTCCAGTCGTCGCAGGTTCGTCCCAGGGGTCGGGCGGGGGTGGTGGTCATGCTGGTGGCGTCGGCGGGCAAGATCATGACATGATCCGCTCCGGGGTCAGGGCTGCAAAGGGCACGGGGGGCTCGATGGGTCGGCGGGAGGGGTCGGGCCAGCTTGGTTGTAACCCGAGGTCCTGCAACAACAAGCGTGATGAGATGCGTGCGGACTCGTAGATGACGGGGAGGCCGGAGCCGGGGTGGGTTCCGCCGCCGGTGAGGTAGATGCCCTGGAGTTCTTCGAAGCGGTTGTTGGGGCGCAGGTGCAGCATCTGCTGGAGGTTGTGCGCAAGGTTGAAGGTTGCGCCTTTGTAGATGTTCATGTCGACGGCCCAGTCGGGCGGGGTGAGGATTTTTTCGAAGCGGATGCGGTCTTCGAGATCGTCGAGGCCGAACTTGGTGAGCTGGTCCAAGACCTTGCGGCGGAAGGGTTTAGCGTGCTGATTCCAGTCGATGTTGTCGTGCAAATGTGACACGGGGGCCAAGATATAGAGGGTGGAATGGCCATCGGGGGCGAGGGTGGGGTCGGTGATGGAGGCGTTGTGGACGTAGACCGAGGGGTTGGTGGGGATCTCGAAGCGGGTCTCGATTTGTTCGAGGTTGGTCTTGTAATCGCGTGAGAGGAAGATGCTGTGGTGTTCTAAGTCGTTGTAGCGGCCTTCGATACCGAGATACATCATAAAAGTCGAACAAGAGTACTTCTTGGCGGCGACGCGCTGGTCGGAGTACTTCTTTCTGAGCTGTTTTGGGATCAAACTCGTCACTGCTGCGCCGAAATCGGCGTTCAAAACGACGCTATCGGCCTCCAAAACGCAACGGTTTGTGCGCACGCCGGTGGCTTTGGTTTTTTCAAAGAGGATTTCTTCGACCGGTTCGTTGAGTCGGATTTCGGCACCGAGCGACTCGGCGGCGCGGGACATGGCCGTGGAGACGGCGCCGCATCCGCCGCGGGGGTGGAAGACGCCGTAGTCGTACTCGAGGTAAGAGAGGATGGTGAAGAGGGACGGGCAGCGGAAAGGTGACATGCCCAGGTACTTGGATTGGAAGGAGAAGGCGAGGCGGATGCGTTCGTCGGAGAAGAAGCGTCCGAGGTCGGAGTCGACGGAGGCCCAGGGTCGTAGGAGGGGCGCGGCCTTGAGGACGTCGGGGCTGAGGCAGTCGAGGGGTGAGCTGAAAGGTTTTTGGAGGATGGAGGCGAAGCGGGCGAACTTCTTGCGGTTGTCGGCCATGAAGTCGGGGAAGCGTTTGGCGTCGTCGGGTGAGATGGTGGCGATCTGCGCCTGCATGCGTTTGATGTCGGGGGTGGCGCGGAGTTCACCGCCTTCTTCAAAGATGAGGTGGTACTGGGGGTCGAGTCGGATGAGGTCGACGTGGTCTTCGAGTTTGAGGCCGCAGGTCTGAAAGATCTCGCGGAGGATCTGGGGGTAGAGGAAGAAGGTGGGGCCCATGTCGAAGCGGAAACCGTCGTAATCGAGGGTGGAGGTTCGCCCGCCGACGCGGTCGAGGCGTTCGAGGACGGTGACCTTGAGTCCCTGGGCGGCGAGAAGCATGGCGGTGGCAAGCCCGCCTGGGCCGGCCCCGATGATGACGACGCGCTTGGGTCGACGTTCACTGGCGGCTGTCATTCGATGATATTCCTCGTCGCCGTGGTGGCGGCTGGCTGAGTGCTGGACAGACTTTAGGCGGATTGGCGGCTGGTGGCACGCGGGCGTGGTCAGGCGCGAAGGTTGTGATATCCGGCTGAGTATGTTTGGGTCGCGGGGTTTTTGGTGATCGGGCACACGTTACTCCGCAAAGTGTGGCACCCAGCAGGCCTTCTGTGGGGTTTCGAGTGCTATGAATGCTGTTCGGGATTAGTCTGTTGGGATGTCGGAGATGAGTCTGCATGGGCGATTGTGGGTGGTGGCGTTGCTGGCGGTGGTGTCCTCTGGGGGTGTGGTGTGGGGTCAGGTGCTGGAGCGGATGGCGGCGGATGCGCTGCCTTGGGCTGGGGATGTTGGGTTTGCTGCGCAGCGGGTGGCGATTTTGGAGCGGATCGAGGCGGAGGGGTCATCGGATGTGCTGCTGTTTGAGCTGGCTCGGGTGGAGCATCTGCTGGGGGCGCGGGGGGATCGTGAACTGGCTAAGTCATCGTTGAAGTCGCTGGAGGGTCTGGCGGAGCGTTATCCGGATGACGCGGTGGTGAAGGGGTATTTGGGGAGCGCGACGATGCTGCGGGCGAGTCGGGTGTGGTGGTTCATGACGAAGGGGAAGCTGGTGGAGCGTGGTGGGGGATTGTTGGAGGAGGCGGTGCGGTTGTCGCCTAGGGACGCGGAGCTGCATGCGCTGGCGGGGGCTTCTGTGGAGCAACTGCCGGGTTGGATGGATCAGGGGGCGCGGGCGGAGGAGGAGGTCGAGCTGGCGTACCGGCTGATGGTTGAGGCGGAGGATGCGGAGGCGCGGTGGACGGGGGCGGTGCGGGCGTTGATCGCGGAGACGTACGGGAGGCTATGTGAGCGTCGGGGTGATGTGATGGCGGCGCGTGATGCTTATGGGTTGGCGGTGGAGGTGGCGCCGGATAGTGATTCGGGCAAGGCGGCGGCTCAGCGGATTTTGTCGTTGGGGGATTGATCGCGGCGGTTTTTTCGGGCCGCGGCGGTGCAGGCTTTGGAGCAGTAGCGGACCTGGTCCCAGTCACGTTCCCATTTTTTGCGCCAGGCGAAGGGGCGACGGCAGTGTTCGCAGGTTTTGGTGGGGAGGTGGGGGTTGGCGGGCATGGGGGATGGTAGGGAGGGAGCGGTTGATTGGAGGGTTGTGTGGAGATCATGGGGTTGATGGTTCCGGGGGCCAGCTGCGCTGGACCCCGGCCACCCGGGATTGGGGGTGGTCGAGCGTGGGCGTTGGTTACTTCGGAGGGAGGGTGTGTTTGTCGATGAAGGATTCGGCGGCTTTGAAGATGTGTTTTTTGCGGTCGAGTTTCATCTTGTCGAGGGTGCGGGTCATCATGTTGAGGCGGGGGTTGGAGCTGAAGAAGTCGCGGTGGCGGTCGATGAAGGACCAGTAGAGGCCA from the Phycisphaeraceae bacterium genome contains:
- the lptB gene encoding LPS export ABC transporter ATP-binding protein, which produces MSLLNVQGLHKTFGTRPVVTDVSFTVGEGEIIGLLGRNGAGKTTSFRMTMGMIRPNKGSVLFHDRDVSQLPMYRRAQLGMGYLAQEPSIFQRLTVEQNLLAILETRPHGRAERRERCEELMTQFGLTKLRRQPARTLSGGERRKLEIARALISEPTLILLDEPFSGVDPKAVEDLQEEVRRLRSQRDISILITDHNVQRTLEIVDRAYVLAEGKLLAEGTPRELINNPDVRENYLGSMFKGDEFDNTADLATTPLNRPQA
- a CDS encoding pseudouridine synthase, which gives rise to MTADTPTTPDPLRDASRGIRLQKAMANAGVASRRDCEDLIEQGRVAVNGTIVRDLPAWVDPREDLIELDGDPIVRPRRRPKKPGIGFGHTYLMLHKPRSVISTNEDPQGRKRCIDLIDKGLAKRLYPVGRLDADSTGLIILTDDGELTHRLTHPSYQVAKRYIVSVRGKLEDADLDKLRKGLYLADQKNKTHTGSPKPKRASVDEVQIIRHEIDRARGDRTLLGITLSEGQNREIRRLMARVGLQVRRLKRVGVGPLRLKGLAVGHWRLLTTSEIGKLHKIVHLDPRLKGELP
- the pdxH gene encoding pyridoxamine 5'-phosphate oxidase → MSIDAMRRDYGGTTLLEADVDPNPTIQFRTWFRQACDGEIYEPNAMTLATVGRDGKPDSRIVLLKGIDDRGLTFFTNLTSTKAHDIAVNPHVSLTFYWDRLHRQVRITGDASLLPRDESEAYFHTRPRGSQLGAWVSAQSRIISDRSELETAYANAEESFTDKEIPLPDHWGGYLVTPSLFEFWQGRTSRLHDRLRYRLSDDLWLIERLAP
- a CDS encoding glycosyltransferase family 2 protein, which translates into the protein MWDFWDIMAVSIAVLALLPAVMVVVNLLVYRKPEPLVTGLPAVSVLIPARDEEGAIGAAVRSVLESESEGAIELDVVVMDDSSSDRTAEVVRAIAEDDSRVRLVSAPALPSGWFGKPHACQRLAEAAQHDVLVWMDADVRMEKGGLRGLVSGLERSRAALVSTVPRQVTGSVMETLIVHQILFVLLGYLPMFRMKRTALPAYGAACGQLMVARRGDYVKAGGHEVVRDVMHESLALARAFRRAGMITDLIDGTGLARCRMYTTAGQVWHGFAKNAHEGMGSPGAIVPWTVLLLGGQVLPWVMGLMWWRGWFELTAVSGWLLTGGLVVAGFTTCLLSWRFKQGVLAALLRPVGITVLVLIQWSALVRSLRGRPVTWRGRAYASAG
- a CDS encoding lysophospholipid acyltransferase family protein; amino-acid sequence: MSRGGDVGGRWTPDHRSAWMFDKFAATSVHLVAGTFGEVRVLRPPAAGLADRPLILASNHPSWWDPMVGLVTLLRYLPERVPFVPIDPKGYREHPVFARVGFFPLEPASSRGAVSLLRDGRKALGFPGGLVWITPEGRFTDPRVRPLQLRPGAAALALRTPGAVLVPVAIEYRFGAEPKPEAYLSYGEPIETCGASVDHVVDHLSDALAGTMDELAHVVQEGDVERCELILRGNSGSAAGLWNLLRAYTRGPTAYDPAHLQGSD
- the crtI gene encoding phytoene desaturase family protein translates to MIQPASSGTQERVVVIGGGLGGLASACTLAARGYKVTLVERNQHLGGKAAVLEDGGYRFDMGPTILTLPEVLERIVGEAGEKLPDVLDLVRLDPQWRCFFDQQAGGGVLDLFGSSAETAKAIRDLIPGERAEKVISGYEDFIAYSRRLRSISDKFFFWKPIGGLMDMFDARSMGDPGTLREVLDIRMGRSVAGMIRQHLKDDRVSQMLDHYTQYVGSSPFGSPAVLCGIAAMQADGGVWYPMGGTGAVPKALAGLAERLGIEAITGVAVTKILVEKGRAVGVELDNGEMIHAAAVVSNMDSVRTHRELIGGEVERKFTKRRGYEPACSGVVLYLGLDRAYEHLAHHNFVFSRDPEEEFDAIYKRGEPAPDPTAYVAAPARTEPGVAPEGGEALYVLVHTPYLRSGHDWRKDGELWKSYRETILKKLETTGAMPDLRERIVVEHALSPQDINDRYNVLDGAIYGLASHGKFLGAFKPSNRSPDVKGLYLAGGAAHPGPGMPMVLMSGWIAADALDQDGLVPKVETPRSGSVPEPAGAV
- a CDS encoding aldehyde dehydrogenase family protein, which produces MILPADATSMTTTPARPLGRTCDDWSDLPLSRRLAVIRRFRRSLVLERDAWIDVATPEWRADRTQTLSSELIPLADAARFLECQAPKLLKIKKLGRSGRPFWLSGTAAEIHHDPIGWVMILAPSNYPLMLPGVQVLQALAAGNSVALKPSPLAYAAAARLVEVLHRCGVPQSALRLLNVDPATARLLYPEVDKVVLTGSHHTGRAVLRDLADHLVPAAMELSGVDAMVVLPRANLNLAARALLFGLTFNASATCIAPRRVYVVGDAQPLIDRLDALIAEVPAMELHPGAATALRPLIERAQSLGARFIGDPDLAAEGYPVVITGLPADADLFDQGLMAPIATISEVRTQLLAAEAVNQSRYGLGASIFGPAHEAESLATRLDVGMVTINDLIVPSADPRLPFGGRKLSGFGVTRGAEGLMAMTRQKVVTRRSSRGIPVYLDEDSGKTADAALPALFDLTHGPDWRCRWRGLKRLISLGPPKRGAQPDGETRS
- the crtI gene encoding phytoene desaturase family protein; this translates as MTAASERRPKRVVIIGAGPGGLATAMLLAAQGLKVTVLERLDRVGGRTSTLDYDGFRFDMGPTFFLYPQILREIFQTCGLKLEDHVDLIRLDPQYHLIFEEGGELRATPDIKRMQAQIATISPDDAKRFPDFMADNRKKFARFASILQKPFSSPLDCLSPDVLKAAPLLRPWASVDSDLGRFFSDERIRLAFSFQSKYLGMSPFRCPSLFTILSYLEYDYGVFHPRGGCGAVSTAMSRAAESLGAEIRLNEPVEEILFEKTKATGVRTNRCVLEADSVVLNADFGAAVTSLIPKQLRKKYSDQRVAAKKYSCSTFMMYLGIEGRYNDLEHHSIFLSRDYKTNLEQIETRFEIPTNPSVYVHNASITDPTLAPDGHSTLYILAPVSHLHDNIDWNQHAKPFRRKVLDQLTKFGLDDLEDRIRFEKILTPPDWAVDMNIYKGATFNLAHNLQQMLHLRPNNRFEELQGIYLTGGGTHPGSGLPVIYESARISSRLLLQDLGLQPSWPDPSRRPIEPPVPFAALTPERIMS
- a CDS encoding DUF2256 domain-containing protein, yielding MPANPHLPTKTCEHCRRPFAWRKKWERDWDQVRYCSKACTAAARKNRRDQSPNDKIR